The sequence tCAAGAATAATACTTAAGGATACGAGACCAgaataaaagattttaaatgcgCCCTTTCGTTTACTGTGatgcctttttttaaatatatttttaggtgtttttttattttttttaatttagccaCAATGTGTTGAGTTGGTCAAATGCTtttcaaacattttattattagcatgtattatttttaaatatttgatcCACAGGACACTTTgtagtttgtatgtttgttttgtgttttttttttttttttaccatcaagTCAAAGCATTTTGTAATCGACTGTAAACCAGTACCATGGTTTAGTTAATAAACACCCTTAATAAGATGAAAAATGTATCTTTATCTGTGGGATTCAGTTCTTCCCTTGTGACAAATAACTTAGGTCTCACATTACTGAAGGACACAAGTCAAAGCTTCAGATGTGCAAAGTGCTTATTCGACAAATTATCACATaccaatatatttaaataatgtgcAATGGCTAGATTACATCTGGGCCCTTATTTGTCAGGAGCCACATCCACTTGTGAATGACCTGGGGCACACACAACCCCATctttataaacacaggttacttggcaGTTATAAGTGAAAACTCACACTTGTAGTTTACAcagcagcaaaaaacaaacatctcACAACAGAGAACTGTAGTCAGTCTATTTCCCATCATGCAAGAAAAAGGCCAGGCCAGTATAAAAAAACGTGTATGtaagtatatacacatacatacacactatgtGGACAAAAGCattgggacacctgaccattacaccaacagacATCACATTCTAAAAAATATggacattaatatgtagttggtTGCCCCTTTTACAGCTATAAcactcttctgggaaggctttTGACAAGATTTTGGAGTTTTTCTGTGGAAATTATGGCCCGTTCATCTAGGCACTGATGTTGGGCGAGAAGACCTGGTTCGCAATCTCTGTTCTAGTTCATCCcaaatgtgttcaatggagttgaggtcagggctctgtgtaggccagtcaagttcttccacaccaaactcattcAACCATGtatttatggaccttgctttgtgcaaTGGGGCACAGTCAtactagaattaaaaaaaaaagggctttCCCCAAACTGTgcccacaaagttggaagcaaaGCATTGTCCAACATGTCTTTTGGTATGTAAGTGTATATGAGAATCACAAAGCTGTACATGTAATGTTTAGCATGTTAAAATTAAAAGACCAATCACAGCAATGTGATGAGAGGCCATATTCTACTCTTCACATCCCATCTCATTCCACATTTCAGTAAGCATTCCACCTTAATCAATTGTTCCATTATCTCCCATTCCACCTGTTTTCATTGCACACTAGTCAAAACCTCCCCGGGTAAATTCTAAAAGAAACATCTAATTTACTTCCCCTACCTCTCTCCAGGCATTTTAATGCTGATTGTAGTTGAAAGTGGATAGTGGCATGTCTGTCAGACTCCAAATCTCTCATGGCATCTTCCTACATGTAATGTGGACTGTGTGGAAAGCACTTACTGATTTGTAAGTCATATCTCTGTATGGAGATATCAAGACTTTTCATTAAATACATGAAATAGAAATCAGCTTTACAAAAAGACTACATTACAGACTGCTGTGATTCTCCATTTACAAATATGAAAGGTTTATTGGCTTCAAGTCAACTTTTAATTTTAAGAAAATTATAGGGTGGTTTTACTTTATTCAAAGAACACTGGCTgcctagtcaccaaaacaacttttgcttaaagggattctccagtgccaggaaaacatattagttttactggcactgcaggaccctatagtgcccctctcttaaaaccccttcaatgaCTTACCTGAatacagcgccgatgtccctgcaATGGCCgtgcacgcacattagacctccccataggaaagcattattcagtgctttctgaTGGGGATTTCGGCAACGCTGTAGGTCcgcacatagcgtgaggacgtccagcgtcgttatagcacacttttcgtgttccaagaacacggaagtccctctagcggctgtctgataAACAGCCACGAAAGGAGGacttaaccttgcaaggtaattattgccgtttatgaaaactgcaataattacatttgcagggttaagggtagtgggagttggcacccagaccactccaatgggcagaagtagtctgggtgcctggagtgtacctttaatgaagcagttatggtgtatagctTTTGCctgtgcagtctcactgcttaattctctgccacttagggGTTATATcagtttgtttatacagccctagtcacacttccttgcatgtgacctacagatccttcttaaacacttcctgtaaagagtcatctaatgtttacacttccttcattgcaaattctgtttaatttagaattgtttATCTCTTgctgtgttaatagcttgttagaccctgctGAAGCCTTCTGTACGTGATTAATTGCAatttacatagcaggagataaaaacttttaaagtaagttacagatgattgaaaatgaaaccatgtttTTTGTCATGCAGgccgtgtcagtcacagccaggggaggtgtggctagggctgcataaacagaaacaaaagtgatttaactcctaaatggcagtgaattgagcaatgggactgcagaggcataatctatacacaaaaactgcttaattaagccaaTGTTTTGataactataatgtccctttaaccccttcacgaccgctgacggttcaggaccgtcatcggaaaaatccccttgaggaccggtgacggtcctgaaccgtcataacggtattatgtacttacccgatcgccatcgttgctcccggtgtggggaaactgcctgacagcccaggcattCTCCCcgcggcgaattaggaccccgcggttacatggtcacaataggtgtccaagtggcTGCCTGCAggtggactgcctgaactgacaggcagtctccctgcatgtgtaaaataaaaaaataaaaatgatgttactgttaataaaaatataattatatatgagtatatatatatatatatatatatatatgacatatctatataatatatgtctatatatcatatatatgtcatactaagcgtattttatatatattaatataaaaatacacttataattaaattacacacgtatatataataactatatatgttggttatatatatatatatatatattataaaatacaaataaaaagtaaatttaaataaattaaaaaagtaaaaaaattatatatgaaatgttattctaattgtattctgattatatatatatatatatatatatatatatatatatatacacacatatatatttatattaaaatacacttggagtgaaattatatatacatctatgtatatataaataaaaataatacgaaatatatatatatccacacaaaattacataaataatttcataaatatacacatagacttcaaatatataactatgcatatatatttaaattctacgtgggcatttatgtgatatttttacataattaagtaattttattgattgcaatttgagagacctgcctgacaactcaggcggaaagtccagagaatttaatttgctagcactgtatttaaccctgtaactttctatgtaaccctaaaacctgtacatggggggtactgttttactcgggagacttcgctgaacacacatattagtgtttcaaaacagtaaaacatattaaagtggtgatattgtcagtaaaagtgactttttttgcatttctcacacacaaacgtcactttcactgatgatataattgttgtaatacgttttactgttttgaaacactaatatttgtgttcagcgaagtctccagagtataacagtaccccccatgtaaaggttttatagtgtttttgaaagtcacagcgtcaaatatttttacattgaaaatagccaggttggttatgttgcctttgagagtgtatggtagcccaggaatgagaattacccccatgatggcataccatttgcaaaagaagacaacccaaggtattgcaaatgggatatgtccagtctttttagcagccatctagtcacaaacactggccaaaattagcgttcaattaatttttttattttttttcacacacaaacaaatatgaatgctaactttggccagtgtttgtgattaagtggctacaaaaaaaagactggacataccccatattgaataccctgggttgtctactttaaaaaaaatatgtacatgtggggtgttattcagagatttatgacagataacagtgttacaatgtcactattgatacattttaaaaatatatattttgaaacagcaatttcctatttgtacttatagccctataacctgGAAAAAAAGCActtaaacactgggtgtttttaaactcaggacacaatTTTTAATCTAtctagcagtttttttttcattagctttcatAGGtatgtaaaagatttttcaagcaaaagtaaaaaaaaaacatgtttttttttttaaatttgtcaccatattttttttttaaagtaaattatatgacatgatacaaataatggtatgtaaagaaagccctttttgtcctgaaaaaaaaccccaatataTAACTTggatgggaacagtaaatgagagagaggaaaattacagctaaacacaaacaccacaaaagtgttaaaatagcccTGGTCCTGAATGTACAACATGgacaaaacaggccggtcctgaaggggttaaagattaaaaaaaataaaaataaatgttttaaacacTGCAGATGTGACTTAGAAAAGtaactttttgttttcttttttaaatgaagtagttCTTAATGGTAAGCCCTAGAAGGTCAAACATCTTAAAGGTGATTAGGCTCAATAAAGAGGAAATTCATGCTAGTGCTCACCCCTTAACAGATAAGTCACCCCCTAAACAAAATCAACACATCTGCATATTTTAATATTGATAGGAGCAGGGTAATAAACATACACGTCCACTAACACTTATCTGGAGTTGCTCTCTGATTTCTGTGATTGATGCTTGCCTTGCATTTTGGATTGCGTTACCTCTGTTTGAGACGAGGACATGCATATGAAGAAATGGTACTGGGTTaaaacacctcccccccccacacacccacacaaactGGCAGTAAAATGTAACTGACAAAGGCAAACATTTCCCTTTCCCTTTCTTACTTGAATGCTTTTCATATCTGCCATTTTGAATTACTGGCTTAAAATGTCCTTATAGAATTTGCAAGCCATCTGTGTTCCCTACAGAACCTCTGTGTGAGAATGTTCGTACTGAGCAGATGTTCCCTATACTGTACCGAGAGCCAAAAGCTGAAGAAATTGGCCATTGGTCCCCTTCTCCTCACATAGTAAATGCTTTTGAAACATGTACAGGAATGTGTAGTGCTACAGAGGTTGAACAACTTCCCCCTAGCCATACCTCTGCATCCCTACATGCTCAGTGGGACCTATCTGTACAGAAATTCCATTAAAAAATGCATATGTAAAAGGTCTTCAATAGTGCAGTTTGTGTACATGTGGCATTGTGCATTGTACAGTAAGGATTAAAGACACACTGgtgtctgcttcatctcattaaactggttatagtgtctggagtcccgtGCTACTGTTATTTAAGTCAGtattaaaaaggttttttttatgctAAATGTGAGTCAccagcagcccatcccctctgtgctgctttcgTTAATGAGGACATATTAGCCTGAGAAGCAATGGACACCTGTGATGGGCTAAAAGTGTAAGCTGACTGTTTTAAGCATATCAGAGCTTCAACTGACAGTATGAAGGGTATGACTACAattaagtgtgtaatctctgccttagccacagaTTACACACTGGCCACCCACAGCCCAGCCTCCAGAAGGGGCTGGACTGTGgtggccagggacccttatttaaTGTTAAACTGCTCTAAAGTGGTTTTACAATGGCGGGACAATGCCTAGGggttccaggcactataaccaattcagagagatgaagttgctatagtgactacagtgtcccttaaatcTACATGGAATATCTTGCCTGCACCCAAATAGCCAGATATGGCatgtaaaaacataaaatttgtGGTTAACTTTTAGTTAGCCATTGTGGTATACATCTACCTCAGTACTAAAAGTGGCTCTTTAAAGCCTGGTGTGAACTCTTGCTTTGACCTGGAAATATGTCGAGGTTTAAAGCAAAGTAACATTGCAGAGTGAAAATCAAAGAAACTGCCTATGCCTCTTACTGGTGTTTATACTACAGAGCAGATTTTGAGACTGTTATGTACATGCCATGTAGGCTACTGCACCTGAGTACACATGGTAGGTCACTGTAGCAATGGCTCACTTGTAAGAGTACGTTATATTAAAAAGGTAGCCATGTCAAATAATTAAACGTGTCTCCAATACTGATGGTAAGTTACTTACAGTcaccatttcccatgatgcttagccagccAAACAGCTGGCATAGTTCACAAATGTCTGCTTATTTTATAACTCAAAATCGCAACCACTTACTAGAAAATGTAATATGATGTGTCCAATTGTACGCACATATATTCACAGCTAGGATGCTTAAATTTACTAACGAATGAAAATTCAAGTTAATTCATTGCTATCTTTGCGATCATATTGCTATCTAGATACATTTCTCTGTAGGCActagatattaaaaaaaacaaacaaacaaaaaaaaaaaacgctaatcGCAGGAATATATAAAGCTTAATTTTTTATACACAAAATCGGACACCAAATCTGTACGACACATTACTTCATACACATACTAAGCTGATACATTGCCTTTCGTGAATCTCCATGATCTTTTCAGAAAATGTGTAAATTTTGTTAGATGCATGTGAGACAGAAAACAAACTCTTCACCAAGATGTGAAATCCTAGTGTTGGTCACTCTGACCAACATTCCATCTCCTGTCCTACAGTAGCAAACACATGGACCTCTGTTTTTCAAGTGCAGACAGACAGgatctacaaatatataaatgcccttcgagaaaaaaaaaaaaagtcttatagAGGATGCCATTATAGAAGCGGTTCCCAATTCTTCTTTAGAATAGGGACAAAAGTAAGAGAGAAATGTTGTTTAATAGTGCACAATTAAACGGTGCCCCCTGGTGGCATCACAGAGTAATGTGTACATGTGCAAAATTGAGGTTTATTTACCATTTCATATATAGTACTCTTATGAAGTGTTACATGTTACAAACATATTTAACATATCATTAAaacatacgtttttttttttgtataaaattaaatttaataataaGGTTACATTTTGCAGGTTCTGTGACAGTCATACAATAACCACACCTGAAAAAAAGCCATGCACAAGCCCCATAGAAAAGCACAGTTTATTTAATCATCATTCTGGTTAATTTATGGTAGGTTCTGTAAAGTCTAGAAGTTATACTTCATACCCATGAAGCACCTGTATACCGTGTACATAATTCCATGCAGCGTAAGAACTAGCTTAGTAGAGAATATGAAAGAAAATGCAATTTAGGTTAAATTAAGCAAGCTCCCATCTTAATTACACTTGTTGAACAAACACTTTCTTCACCTTTCAGCACCATTAGATTTCAGAAAATATCTTTTGACCTGGAGTACCCAACAAACTCAAACAGGTGCTACCAAATCTGTCGGGTCTGTTAGTTAAATCTTTTCCTTTCAGCAACCCCATTATTTTTCCCCTTCACTACATTTCCATTTTCTGAAAAAGCTCATAACCTCCACTTTTCAGCACACTCCTCTAACATCCATCTGTTCTATCCGTTCTTTTTCTATAGTTTTTAGTAACTCTTCTACAAAACTCATCTCTGCAGTTATCTGAGCTGTTAACGTTTCATATCGGTTTTCTAATCGGCCAAAGCGTCTCCTAAGGCCATTAGCATTGGCCATTGTACCCTTAAGGTCTTCCTGAACTTGGCGACGCTGATTCTCCCCACGTTGTAGCTCCTGACGTAAACCTGACAACTGGCGCCCTACGGCCTCTTGCTCCTCACGATACCAACTTTCCTTCTCTTCATAAATTGAGCGAAGGGCGCAGAGGTCTTCTCGGGATGTGGCCTGACTCTTCTGAAGATCACGAAGTGCATCTTCTGCTGCACCTAGTTCCTCCAGCACATGGCTAAACCTTTCAAAGTTCACATAGGTGTTGTTAGGTGGCATACTAGAGTGTGACTTGATAGTGTATTCCTTTAAACGGGTTGTCTTCAAGCGCCGGCGTTCAGGACGCTTGCCGCTGTCCTCATGACGCACATTGCGACGTTTGATAGCCTAAAGAgggaataattaataaataaaagttagATCCCATTCacaagtacaataaaaaaaaaaaaaaaaagtgtccactGTTCAAAGCAATCCTAACAAAGTAATTCATTCCAGCTAGCCAGAACAGGCAAAGGTCTATTACTAAGGCACCTTtctaataagattttttttgtggTATTTTAAGATGCTTCTGTAGTCTGTtacactatattattattttattatttatatagtgccatcagattccgtagcgctgtcgTATCAGATTCCATgtctgggtggactaacagacatgtaattgtaaccagacagacaactggacgtacaggagaagtggagggctctgctcaatgagcttacattctagagggagtggggtatggtgaTACAAAGTGTAAAAGTAGGGTTATGAAGTAGGtggttagaaaagtattcactgagggcttagtaggtgatttttgacagttgcaggagaggagtcatggggggtgggggataaaaccagtttaattgataagctttcttgaagtgagttttcaataaatttttgaatgagtggagactgggtgaaagtcttacagagaatggaagggagttccacagaagaggtgcagccctggagaaatcttggaggcgagcattagaggtgggcgtACTAACAGAGGATAtacataggtctttggcagagtgtaggggcctcgatgggacatacttgtgtattagggaggataggtagattggagcagcattatgtagggacttgtaagcaagcaccagaattttaaattgagccctatctctaactggaagccaatgtagggactgacagagcggggaggcatgggaggtgcgagcggacaggaaaatgagcctcgccaccgcaatcattatagattgcagcggtgcaatctgggaacatgcaagaccactgagaagtgtattgcagtagtcaaggcgagagagaacaagagcatggaccagcaccttcgCCGCTACCTATAAATTTGAGATTTTAAGAACAAAAATTTGTATTCCATATCTCTTTTTTTACTAACCTTAATCCATGAATGCTCCAAACTTTGATCAATTGTCATCCGTTTCCTAAGAGAGAAATAAAGAACAGTTATGTTTCCAGGAAAGGTTCATCTTTGATCTGTAAATTTTAAAAATGCCTTTAAAATATCTTCCAATTAACCAGTGGCACAGTTGAGACATTAAACAAAGCACTCACTTGGGGTCCTTCACCAACAGTCGTCGGATGAAATCTTTGGCCAATTCACTTGTATTGCTAAAGTATTCCTCATCAAAATCATAATTAACACCAGAAATATTTGTTAAGGTTTCCTGCTTTGTCTCTCCCAGAAAGGGAGATGCTCCGCTGAGACTAtgtaaagcagaaaaaaaaaagtaaacaggagtaataaataataattacacaactaaaaataaaaacaagcatgCAGAAGAGATCTcacttttaaattaaaaaaaaaaaaaattaactacaAAGATATTAATGCAAATTAATTCAATGGCAATCTTTTAGCAATTTATTAAATACCCGATATAATTTTtacacctttgcccctctaatttgagGACATAGAatcagaggggcaaaggtttaaaaataatatcaggaagtattactttactgagaggtggatgcatggaatagccttccagctgaagtcgtagaggttaacacagtgagggagtttaagcatgagtgggataagAATCAAGCTATCCTagatttaagataaggccagggactaatgaaagtatttagaaaattggtcagactagatgggcagaatggttatctgctgtcacattcgaTGTTACTCTGGCAAAAATATATAGTATGTACAAATACAAGCCCTATCATTAGTATGTAAGAATTCATATTGCGGGCATCAAACAAAAACAGGTCCCTTAAAAGGAGCCCAGTTAACTACCATGTTGTATCGATTACAGAATATACTCACAGAATGTAGGTGATCACTCCGATGCTCCTAAAACAAGAATTAATTCATATATTAGAAATCAAGGTATTTAGATTAGTGCTACTGCATGTCAAAGGCTTTGTGAAGGGGGCGGGACTTATCGTATGTCTCTCTGACTGGTTGGACACCAGGAGCAGCAATATAGAGCAGACACACTAATTGGTGTGAGTTGGAGGCAGGGACACTAATGGGACAGATTGGGGGCATGGACACTTAAACTAACATAAAGCTGTAAAgtacctacagtgttcctttaaacatgtaGTATAGGCAAAAGAGTCCAGAATAGAGATGGGTTGTGCAGAGATTGGTCACCTCTTTGCTCTTCCTGATATATGCTAATGCAATGAAACTAGAGACTAT comes from Pelobates fuscus isolate aPelFus1 chromosome 5, aPelFus1.pri, whole genome shotgun sequence and encodes:
- the DAPK3 gene encoding death-associated protein kinase 3, with product MSGFRQENVEDFFEMGEELGSGQFAIVRKCRERRTGMEYAAKFIKKRRLSSSRRGVSKEEIEREVDILREIQHPNIITLHDVFENRTDVVLILELVSGGELFDFLAQKESLSEEEATMFLKQILDGVHYLHDKSIAHFDLKPENIMLLDQSTPNPRIKLIDFGIAHKIQAGNEFKNIFGTPEFVAPEIVNYEPLGLEADMWSIGVITYILLSGASPFLGETKQETLTNISGVNYDFDEEYFSNTSELAKDFIRRLLVKDPKKRMTIDQSLEHSWIKAIKRRNVRHEDSGKRPERRRLKTTRLKEYTIKSHSSMPPNNTYVNFERFSHVLEELGAAEDALRDLQKSQATSREDLCALRSIYEEKESWYREEQEAVGRQLSGLRQELQRGENQRRQVQEDLKGTMANANGLRRRFGRLENRYETLTAQITAEMSFVEELLKTIEKERIEQMDVRGVC